The Euphorbia lathyris chromosome 2, ddEupLath1.1, whole genome shotgun sequence genome includes a window with the following:
- the LOC136218506 gene encoding NAC domain-containing protein 91-like → MVDMAVLSLNSLPLGFRFRPTDEELVNFYLRLKINGNDKEVRVIRELDVCKWEPWDLPDLSNIKTNDQEWFFFCPLDRKYPNGHRLNRATNKGYWKATGKDRKIKSENSLIGMKKTLVFYTGRAPRGNRTNWVIHEYRATVEDLDGTKPGQNPFVICRLFKKQDETVEDLNLDESQDTRVFSAGADEPHLSPTAAQLSPEVAESDLVAHTSSVSTPASNNLPSTECCDISQPEGQTTDVTTPELEDYLNWFDHPPEALDDKLFSPLHAQVQAEVGCSYYSMPNDIGRRNNEMQYYQGTNETDAAYVTSFLNDILQQPVEYSCEESCSINNIASDECYGALDTKVEKTSFEEGLQSSVELEDNTDIKPTLPNFTLHNESLLGSFCAVEDRSLTYENNVHRNYRDLGPEQNRTHGSQNFTSSSVDQFSNLEATGTRINQNGCSETAGSGIRIRDRNPLSIPNTSNSAVQGNASRRLRLQCRLQVQLAEISTEWSSRKEEQKLEHTASEEKIVTEKDTTVDKDKQHKPSPSEVSEDIRFSEYEGVMKYAVVPRRTTSMSLSLKAASSRHIWSIPMFRAVVSVFLLLIVVSTWWCLLLNPPRDPLSL, encoded by the exons ATGGTGGACATGGCTGTTTTGTCGTTAAATTCGCTGCCGTTGGGGTTCAGATTCAGGCCAACGGATGAGGAATTGGTGAATTTTTACTTGAGATTGAAGATCAATGGAAATGACAAAGAGGTTAGAGTTATTCGTGAACTCGATGTCTGTAAATGGGAGCCCTGGGATTTGCCTG ATTTgtcgaatatcaaaacaaatgATCAGGAGTGGTTCTTTTTCTGTCCTCTGGACCGGAAGTATCCGAATGGGCATAGATTGAACAGGGCAACCAACAAAGGATACTGGAAGGCAACTGGAAAGGATCGAAAAATCAAGTCCGAGAATAGCTTGATTGGGATGAAGAAGACTCTCGTATTCTATACTGGACGAGCTCCTCGCGGTAACAGAACCAATTGGGTCATCCATGAGTATCGTGCTACAGTGGAAGACCTTGATGGAACGAAACCTGGCCAG AATCCGTTTGTCATTTGTCGTTTATTTAAGAAACAAGATGAAACTGTCGAAGATTTGAACTTGGATGAATCCCAAGATACTCGGGTATTTTCTGCAGGAGCAGATGAACCCCATTTATCTCCTACAGCAGCTCAATTGTCTCCAGAAGTTGCAGAATCTGATCTAGTTGCTCATACATCTTCAGTAAGTACACCTGCTTCAAACAATCTACCATCCACCGAGTGCTGTGATATCTCTCAACCAGAAGGCCAAACAACGGATGTAACAACTCCTGAG CTGGAAGATTACTTGAACTGGTTTGACCATCCACCTGAGGCTCTAGATGACAAACTTTTTTCTCCTCTGCATGCACAAGTACAAGCTGAAGTGGGATGTTCGTATTATTCCATGCCCAATGATATAGGTAGACGTAACAACGAGATGCAGTATTATCAGGGCACCAATGAAACAGATGCTGCTTATGTAACTAGTTTCCTCAATGACATCCTTCAGCAGCCAGTTGAGTATTCTTGCGAGGAATCTTGCAGCATTAACAACATTGCCTCTGATGAATGTTATGGTGCTTTAGATACTAAAGTGGAAAAAACTTCG TTTGAGGAAGGGTTGCAAAGTTCTGTTGAGCTTGAGGATAATACTGATATAAAGCCTACTTTGCCAAATTTTACTCTTCACAACGAGTCCCTTTTAGGAAGTTTTTGTGCTGTAGAGGACCGAAGCCTGACTTATGAGAATAATGTGCATAGAAACTATAGAGATTTAGGTCCAGAGCAGAATCGTACTCATGGAAGCCAAAATTTTACATCAAGTTCTGTGGATCAATTCAGTAATTTGGAAGCAACAGGCACCCGTATCAATCAAAATGGCTGCAGTGAGACTGCTGGATCTGGAATCCGGATTAGGGATCGAAATCCACTAAGTATTCCAAACACCTCAAACTCCGCTGTACAGGGTAATGCATCTAGAAGATTGCGTCTACAATGTAGATTACAGGTCCAGCTTGCTGAAATCTCAACAGAGTGGAGCTCTAGAAAGGAGGAGCAGAAATTGGAACATACTGCGTCCGAG GAGAAGATAGTAACAGAAAAAGATACTACTGTTGATAAGGATAAACAGCATAAGCCTTCCCCTTCTGAGGTTAGTGAAGATATCAGATTCTCTGAATATGAAGGAGTGATGAAATATGCTGTTGTACCCAGAAGGACTACATCCATGTCTTTGTCTTTGAAGGCTGCTTCCTCCCGACATATCTGGTCAATTCCTATGTTTAGAGCTGTTGTGTCAGTATTTTTGCTACTGATCGTAGTGAGTACATGGTGGTGCCTATTGTTGAACCCGCCTAGGGACCCTCTCTCCTTGTAG